The Xanthomonas rydalmerensis genomic interval GGGGAAAACACTCATACGCGTACGAATTGGTGGTATTCCAGATTGTCGGCGTCGCCAATACCCCGCCGATCTACGATGCGCATTTCGCGATCTCGGATCTGGACCGCGGCGACTTTCGCTTCAAGAAGCAGGTAGTGACCGGGCCATTCACCACCTCGACCGATCGTTTCGATCTGGATGTGGCCGGCTTCCAGATGGGCGGTTCGATGGGGAGTTACTATGCCAAGGCCGCGCCTGTGGACATGGATTACGCCATCGATCTCGGCACGCAGGCGCTGCAGAAACCCACGTTGAACGGCACCAATGGCGTGGAAACCTACGGTGAATTCATCTCGCCGTATTACTCCTTCAACGTTAATGCAACCAGCGGCACGGTGTGGGATCACGGCGTGCCGGTCAAGGTCACCGGAACCTCCTGGTACGACCACGAGTGGGCCAACGGTATTCCCGGCGATGCCAAAAGCGGATGGACCTGGTTCGGCGTGTCGCTGGACGACAACAGCCAATACAACATCAGTTTCTTCATCAAGGGCGACGGCACGGTCGATCAGGCGCTCGCCGTCAAGACCGCCGACGGGCACTACACGCCGCTCGATCCCAGTGCGCTCAAGCTCCAACGGATCGGCAGCTGGACGAGTCCCAATACCGGCTACACCTATCCGGCGCAATGGAAGGTCACCTTGCCGGACGGCGCCATCACCATCACGCCGATGCTGCAGGACGCCGAGCTGTATGCGCCGGCCACGCAGAAGTTCTATTTCGAGGGTCCGGCCAAGGTGGTCGGCACCGTGGCGGGGAAATCGATCACCGGCAAGGCGTTCGCCGAAATGAATCCGTGGGGCGTGGAATGGGGTGCGCGCGTCCTGCCTTGAAGTCGTCCAATCGCATCCAGCCAGCATGACATCCGTCATCACTTTTCAGGGGATCACAATGCGTCTATCCACCAGAACGTTCAGCCGCTTCCGCGGCTGGCTCGCCGCTGCCATGGTCATCGCGTGCGGCTTCTCGTCCGCACCCGCGGCCGCGCAGGTGTTCGAAGAGCCTGCACCGATACAATTGCCGCGCGACGAAGGTCCGCACCACAGCCAGTTGGAATGGTGGTATTTCGTCGGCCACCTGTATGGCGTGGACCCGAGCGGTGCCAAGCGCGAGTTCGGTTACGAAGTCACCGTGTTCCAGTTGTGGCCGATCGGCTCCGGACCTGCCACCTACTCCTGGCACTTCGCGGTGACCGACGTCAACAACAAGCTGCACAAGGTGGAAGAGCGCGTCGTCACCGAGCAGATTCCCGATCGGAAGGGATCGTTCGATTTCACCAACAAGGACTGGTCGATCAGCGGTTCGCAGCAGAATTACACGATCAAGGGCGCCCTCGGCGATGGACGCTTCGCCATCGACCTCAAGACCAGCAGCGACTTGCCGTTCGTGCTGCATAACGGCAATGGCGTGGTGGACTACCGGCCCATCGCCAAGACCTCCGCCTACTACTCGTCCACGGCGCTGGATACCGAAGGCACGGTCTACGACAACGGCGTGCCGATCAAGATCATCGGCACGTCGTGGCAGGATCGCCAGTGGTTCGTGAAGGGCATGGCGTCGGACGAAAACGGCTCGTTCTTCGGCGGCGGCTGGAACTGGTTCGCCATCCAGATGGATAACGACACCCAGTACATGCTGTATTACCTGCAGGATCCCAACACCGGCGCCATCACCAACAAGTTCGGCACGCGCGTGTCCAAGGGCGTGGCGACCCCGGTGTCCGGCGACCAGATGGACCTGCAGCGGCTGGCGACCTGGACGAGTCCGAACTCCGGCTACACCTACGAGTCGAAGTGGAACGTGATCCTGCCGGAAGGCAACCTGCTCATCACGCCGCTGGTCGACGACCAGGAGATGCTCTGGACCGGGCACCGCACGTATTGGGAAGGCGCGTCGCAAGTGGTCGGCACCCTCAACGGCGCCGCCGTGACCGGCCGCAGCTACGTCGAAGTCAATCCGTGGCGGCAGCCCTACACCTCGCTGCCCTGATCGACCCGACGCATTGCCGTGGTTGTGTTCCAGGCGGAGAAATCCGCCTGGAACATCTGTATCTGAGGGGGCTGTGGCCCTCAGTAGCCGTGGCATCGTGCCGAGCGGCGATGGCCGGCGCTCAGTGGACCGATTGCGCGACCGCCAGTCCTGAACGATGCGGCGGAAGCAAGTGTAAAAAAGCGTCCCAGGCGATCGACATCCGGGCGCGCATGCGCGATGCCGCCGATCACCTGTCCGCAAGGCGTGCCCACGCCAGGTCGTGCGGCGAATTGGGCAGACATCCGCCGTACCCAGCCGGCAGCGATGCAACCGTGTCCCGGATGCCTTACGCGCTGCGGGCCACCGGCGCCTGTGCGGGCTCGCCCCGGTCCAACTGCCGGTAAGCGATGGCCTCGGTCAGGTGCGCGGTGGCGATGCGCTCGCTTGCGTCCAGGTCGGCGATGGTGCGGGCTACGCGCAGGATCCGATGCAACGAACGCGCCGACAGCCGCAGACGTTCGATGGCCTGTTCCAGCAGCGCCTCGTCGCGTGGCTGCAGGCGGCAGTCGCGCAGGGTTTCGCTGTGGCCGAGCTGGCCGTTGGGCCGGCCGGCACGCGCCTGCTGGCGTTGCCGGGCCAGCTCCACGCGCTCGCGCACGACGGCGCTGGCTTCGCCGGGCGTCGCATCGGCGCGCAGCGCCTGTGGCGGGAGTCGTGGCACTTCCACGTGCAGGTCGATGCGGTCCAGCAGCGGGCCGGAGATGCGCGCGCGGTAGCGCCGCACCGCGTCCTCGCTGCAGCGGCAGCGGCCGCTGGGGTCGCCGGCCCAGCCGCAGGGGCAGGGATTCATCGCCGCCACCAACTGGAAGCGCGCGGGAAACTCGGCGGTGCGCGCCGCGCGCGACACGGTCACCTGGCCCGACTCCAGCGGCTCGCGCAGCACTTCCAGCGCATGCCGGTTCCACTCCGGCAGTTCGTCCAGGAACAACACGCCGTGGTGCGCCAGCGAGATCTCGCCCGGACGCGGATGGGTGCCGCCGCCGACCAGCGACACCGCACTGGCGGTGTGGTGCGGTGCGCGGTACGGGCGTTGCCGCCAGCGCGACGGATCCACGCCGCGGCCGCTGACCGAGGCGATGGCCGCGCTCTCCAGCGCCTCGGCCTCGCTGGCCTCGGGCAGGATCCCGGGCAGGCGCGAGGCCAGCAGGGTCTTGCCGCAGCCCGGGCTGCCGATCAGCAGCAGGTGGTGATGCCCGGCCGCGGCGATCTCCAGGGCGCGCCGCGCCTGCGCCTGGCCGCGCACGTCGCTCAGGTCGGGAAAGGGTGCGGCGACCGCGGGCGGCGCCGTTGCGGCGGGCAGGGTCTTGCTGCCGTTGAGCAGCGCGCAGACCTCCAGCAGGGTGCGCGCGGTGAAGGCCTGCACGTGTTGCGCCAGTGCGGCCTCGGCGCCGTTGTCGGCCGGGACGATCAGGGTGCGGCCGGCCTGGGCGGCGGCCAGCGCGGCCGGCAGGACACCGTCGACCGGGCGCAGTTCGCCGGTCAGGGCCAGTTCGCCGAGGAATTCGTACTGGCCGAGCACCTGCGGGTCGAGCTGGCCAGCGGCGGCGAGGATGCCCAGCGCGATCGGCAGGTCGAAGCGGCCGCCCTCCTTGGGCAGGTCGGCCGGGGCCAGGTTGACGGTGATCCGACGTGCGGGGAATTCGTACTGCGCGCAGAGCAGGGCGGCGCGCACGCGATCGCGCGACTCGCGCACCGCCGCCTCGGGCAGGCCGACGATCTGCGTGGCCGGCAGGCCGCCGGACAGATGGACTTCGACCCGAACCGGAGGCGCTAGCACCCCCGCGCGGGCACGGCTGTGCACCAGCGCCAGGCTCATGGTGGCGGGTGGATCAGGCGTTGGCGCTGGGCGTCTGGCCGCTGCGCGCCGCTTCCAGCGCGGCGACGCTGCGCTCCAGCGCTTCGAGCTTCTCGCGCGTGCGCAGCAGCACTGCGCGCTGCACTTCGAACTCCTCGCGGGTGACCAGGTCGAGCTTGCCCAGCCCGGCCTGCAGCGCGCTCTTGAAGGTGCTCTGCAGTTCGTCGCGGGATTGGCGCAGGCCCGGCGGCACCAGGTCGCTGAGGCGGCGGGCGAGGTCGTCGAGATGGTTGAGGTCGATCATGGCTGTGCTCCGGCAGGTGGCGTCAGAGTGCGGCACCGGAAAGGTCGGGACCATCGGGATCGGACGCGGCGCGCTGTCGGAAAATTCCGGCGTTGGGGGCGCGCGATCATTGAACCCGACGGCCGCCGATCGCGCAACCGCGCTATCCTGAGGCCATTGTGATTGGAGAACGCCGCATGAAGATGATCATGGCCGTGATCAAGCCGTTCAAGCTCGACGACGTGCGCGAAGCGCTCGCCGCGCAGGGCGTGGCCGGCATCACTGTCACCGAGGTCAAGGGCTTCGGCCGGCAGAAGGGCCACACCGAGCTGTACCGCGGCGCCGAGTACGTGGTCGATTTCCTGCCGAAGGTGAAGCTGGAAGTGGCGGTCAGCGAAGACCAGGTCGAGCGCGT includes:
- a CDS encoding YifB family Mg chelatase-like AAA ATPase — encoded protein: MSLALVHSRARAGVLAPPVRVEVHLSGGLPATQIVGLPEAAVRESRDRVRAALLCAQYEFPARRITVNLAPADLPKEGGRFDLPIALGILAAAGQLDPQVLGQYEFLGELALTGELRPVDGVLPAALAAAQAGRTLIVPADNGAEAALAQHVQAFTARTLLEVCALLNGSKTLPAATAPPAVAAPFPDLSDVRGQAQARRALEIAAAGHHHLLLIGSPGCGKTLLASRLPGILPEASEAEALESAAIASVSGRGVDPSRWRQRPYRAPHHTASAVSLVGGGTHPRPGEISLAHHGVLFLDELPEWNRHALEVLREPLESGQVTVSRAARTAEFPARFQLVAAMNPCPCGWAGDPSGRCRCSEDAVRRYRARISGPLLDRIDLHVEVPRLPPQALRADATPGEASAVVRERVELARQRQQARAGRPNGQLGHSETLRDCRLQPRDEALLEQAIERLRLSARSLHRILRVARTIADLDASERIATAHLTEAIAYRQLDRGEPAQAPVARSA
- a CDS encoding lipocalin-like domain-containing protein — translated: MRLSTRTFSRFRGWLAAAMVIACGFSSAPAAAQVFEEPAPIQLPRDEGPHHSQLEWWYFVGHLYGVDPSGAKREFGYEVTVFQLWPIGSGPATYSWHFAVTDVNNKLHKVEERVVTEQIPDRKGSFDFTNKDWSISGSQQNYTIKGALGDGRFAIDLKTSSDLPFVLHNGNGVVDYRPIAKTSAYYSSTALDTEGTVYDNGVPIKIIGTSWQDRQWFVKGMASDENGSFFGGGWNWFAIQMDNDTQYMLYYLQDPNTGAITNKFGTRVSKGVATPVSGDQMDLQRLATWTSPNSGYTYESKWNVILPEGNLLITPLVDDQEMLWTGHRTYWEGASQVVGTLNGAAVTGRSYVEVNPWRQPYTSLP
- a CDS encoding carotenoid 1,2-hydratase gives rise to the protein MKMIRMHGLVHAFAIAALAFSATVLAPVAAAQAIGTFPPIETSISLPHDEASHRQPAEWWYMTGFLDGTDPSGGKHSYAYELVVFQIVGVANTPPIYDAHFAISDLDRGDFRFKKQVVTGPFTTSTDRFDLDVAGFQMGGSMGSYYAKAAPVDMDYAIDLGTQALQKPTLNGTNGVETYGEFISPYYSFNVNATSGTVWDHGVPVKVTGTSWYDHEWANGIPGDAKSGWTWFGVSLDDNSQYNISFFIKGDGTVDQALAVKTADGHYTPLDPSALKLQRIGSWTSPNTGYTYPAQWKVTLPDGAITITPMLQDAELYAPATQKFYFEGPAKVVGTVAGKSITGKAFAEMNPWGVEWGARVLP
- the ubiK gene encoding ubiquinone biosynthesis accessory factor UbiK, producing MIDLNHLDDLARRLSDLVPPGLRQSRDELQSTFKSALQAGLGKLDLVTREEFEVQRAVLLRTREKLEALERSVAALEAARSGQTPSANA
- a CDS encoding P-II family nitrogen regulator — translated: MKMIMAVIKPFKLDDVREALAAQGVAGITVTEVKGFGRQKGHTELYRGAEYVVDFLPKVKLEVAVSEDQVERVVEAIVKAAATGKIGDGKVFVYDLGTVVRIRTGELDADAL